Proteins from a single region of Streptomyces glaucescens:
- a CDS encoding zinc-dependent alcohol dehydrogenase — MSTAVVVDSPGSHRLVEHTPRRPEAGEALVRVHAVGICGSDREVYQGNRPEGYVRYPLTPGHEWSGTVEAVGAGVPRSLVGRKVVGEGFRNCQVCHRCHAGETTLCTDGYEETGFTQPGAMAATLTLPARLLHVLPQDADLTAAALLEPAACIAAAALKANARPGERVAVVGTGTLGMFAVQFLRAASPAELLVVGTRRDREELSRRFGATGFRTKDQELPDDVDVVIETAGSADAARLSAGLLRRGGRLVLTGIPAPGAQGLDPTDLVVRQLEVHTVFGAPPDAWSHAVRVFGAGLLDPVPLVTHELPLAEFSRAIELVGAGDPKVGKVLLRP; from the coding sequence GTGAGCACGGCCGTCGTCGTCGACTCCCCCGGCAGCCACCGGCTGGTGGAGCACACGCCGCGCCGCCCGGAGGCCGGGGAGGCGCTGGTGCGGGTGCACGCCGTGGGGATCTGCGGCAGCGACCGGGAGGTGTACCAGGGCAACCGGCCCGAGGGGTACGTGCGCTATCCGCTGACCCCGGGCCACGAGTGGTCCGGGACGGTGGAGGCGGTCGGCGCCGGGGTGCCGCGGTCCCTGGTGGGCCGCAAGGTCGTCGGCGAGGGCTTCCGCAACTGCCAGGTGTGCCACCGCTGCCACGCGGGCGAGACCACGCTGTGCACGGACGGGTACGAGGAGACGGGGTTCACCCAGCCCGGCGCGATGGCGGCCACCCTCACCCTGCCGGCCCGGCTGCTGCACGTGCTGCCGCAGGACGCGGACCTGACGGCCGCCGCCCTGCTGGAGCCGGCCGCCTGCATCGCGGCCGCCGCGCTGAAGGCGAACGCCCGGCCGGGCGAGCGGGTCGCGGTGGTCGGCACGGGCACGCTCGGCATGTTCGCGGTGCAGTTCCTGCGGGCCGCCTCGCCGGCGGAGCTGCTGGTGGTGGGCACCCGGCGGGACCGTGAGGAGCTGTCCCGGCGCTTCGGGGCGACCGGCTTCCGCACCAAGGACCAGGAGCTGCCGGACGACGTCGACGTCGTGATCGAGACCGCCGGCTCGGCGGACGCGGCGCGGCTTTCGGCGGGCCTGCTGCGGCGCGGCGGCCGGCTGGTGCTGACGGGCATCCCGGCGCCGGGCGCACAGGGTCTGGACCCGACCGACCTGGTGGTGCGGCAGCTGGAGGTGCACACCGTCTTCGGGGCGCCGCCGGACGCCTGGTCGCACGCGGTGCGGGTGTTCGGGGCGGGACTCCTGGACCCGGTGCCGCTGGTCACGCACGAGCTGCCGCTCGCCGAGTTCTCACGGGCGATCGAGCTGGTGGGGGCCGGCGATCCGAAGGTGGGCAAGGTGCTGCTGCGTCCTTAG